The genomic window aaaagcgcataattatgaagacatctaaggcaatgatcatgaacataggcatcacgtccgtgtcaagtagaccgaaatgattccgcatctactactattaatacacacatcgaccgctatccagcatgcatctagagtattaagttcataacagcggagtaacgcattaagcaagatgacatgatgtagagggataaaatcaaggaatatgatataaaccccatctttttaccctcgatggcaacaatacaatatgtgccttgctgcccctattgtcactgggaaaggacaccgcaagattgaacccaaagctaagcacttctcccattgcaagaaagatcaatctagtaggcctaactaaaccgataattcgaagagacttgcaaagatatcaaatcatgcatacaagaattcagagaagaaccaaataatattcatagataatcaagttcataaatccacaattcatcgaatctcggcaaacacaccgcaaaagaatattacatcgaatagatgcccaagaacatcgatgagaactcgttattgagaatcaaagagagagaataagtcatctagctaataactatggacccgaaggtctatggtaaactactcacgcttcatcggagaggcaatggtgttgatgtagaagccctccgtgatcgattccccctccggcagatcgccggaaaaggccccaagatgggatctcaggggtacagaaggttgcggcagtggaaaagtggttttgtggccccccctgatgtttctagggtataagagtatatataggcaaaagaagtacgtcggtggagctacgaggggcccatgagggtgggggcgtgcctacccccctgggagtgccctcctgcctcgtggcttcctcgtagagtctcagacttcaactccaagtcttctggattgcttttggtccaagaaagatcctcgtgaacattttgttttgtttggactccgttcgatattccttttgtgtagaactctaaaataggccaaaaaaatagaaactagcactgggcctccggttaataggttagtccccaaaataatataaaagagcatattaaagcccattaaacatccaaaacagataatataatagcatggaacaataaaaaattatagatacgttggagacgtatcactactaaCTCAGAGACCCACTTGATAGTACGATAATCGATTGTACAaaccggtctcccaactaccaccatgagaccggtaaaataggaAACCTATCAAggtcaaacctttgccttgcacatagtccacttgagctagatgatgacgatcttgacttcctcaagttggaccacctttcttgatgcgttggctcgatgaagactagttgattgctcccccatgctccactatgggtgagccactcttcggcacatcttcacaagtccattgtcaccccAATGGACAACAAGCTTCAAGGatgtgatctcttcgtgatgctccacttgaacttgcacaccacagcCTAACCCCgtgtagaactctcacatagaccatgggttagtacacaaaagcGTAATGTtcaattcttaccataccatgggatcatttGATCGCTTTctgtacatcttctatgctttgtgtgttgatcaacttgattcacactttgacttagtcttgatcaaccttgtttcATGTCTTCTACATGACCAATCTTTCAATAATTCCTTGAATGGCACCTACAAGAAATGCCTATGCTCTttcacatggacttcaagaaatgcctatggacaaatccttcaaatataactcaaggcaaccattagtccatagagaatgtcatcaattaccaaaaccacacatgggggcaccatgcTCTTTCACAAAGGCGCTTCAGTCCCTGGCAACgatgctagaaaagagtcttgatgacccacaagtataggggatcaatcatagtccttccgataagtaatagcatcgaacccaacaaggagcaggagGAAAtaataagcagttttcagcaagatattctctgcaagtactgcaagtagtggtgatagatagttttgtagcaagataattcataacaagtaacaatagtaacaaaggtgtggcagggtgtcccaatcctttttatagcaaaggacaagccgaaaagttctcttatataaagcaaagtgctctcaAGGACAAATGGGAATTGTTGTCTAGTCATGTTCATCACGTTTAGTtggttcgcgttcgttactttgataatttgatatgtgggtggaccggttcttcggcgctgttcttacttgaacaagcaacccacttatgattaacccctcttgcaagcatctgcaactacaaaagaagtattaagataaatctaaccatagcataaaacatatggatccaaattagccccttacaaaATAacacacaaactagggtttaagctgctatcactctagcaacccatcatctacttattactacacaatgccttcccttaggcccaagtatggtgaagtgtcatgtagtcgatattCACATGATACCACTAAATGAAGCAACAACATACGTataatcaaaatatcgaacgaataccaacttcacatgattacttataataagacttctcccatgtcctcaagaacaaaagtaactactcacaaatcatattcatgttcaagatcagaggggtattgaatatgcttgaggatcctaaacatttaatcttccaccaaataaaccaactaacatcaaatacaagatgtaatcaacattactagcaacccacaggtatcaatctgaggttttgggacaaagattgaatacaagagatgaactagcgtttgagatgagatgatgctggtgaagatgttgatgaatattggtTGTCCCATGATGAGAGGGTCATTGGTGGTGTCAATGGCTTCGATTTCTCCCTCCTGTAGGGAAGTattcccggcggaatcgctccgccggagagcaaaagtgctcttgcccaagttccacCACGAGACGGCAGTGCTTCATCGCGaaagttttcttttttttcctaggtcaaaacccctcatatagcaaaagatgggcacatGAGGCCAGCTATgggccccacaaggcatcaggTCGCGCCCAGGGGTGGTCGCGCCCTGATGCCTTATGGGAAACTGGTAGGCCCCCTCCGGTATtcctccagtatttttatatattcaattaaaaaatctccatgaagttgcAGGTCATTTGGAGCTCTATAGGATAGGTATCTCCGTTGTAGCtatttcaggtccagaattccagttgtcggtaatctccctcttcatgtaaatcttgcaaactaagagagaaaaggcattagaactgCATCATAAAGTGGAATGATGACCAaaaaatataaataacagtaggaaaacatgatgcgaaATAGACGTATCAGGGTCGACGGATCTGGAGATGAAGGACTCGGATTTGCTTCTCGCCATGCCGGAGACGACCTAAGATCGCCTGACGGAATCTTGGGTCcggaggggagtggagtgaagtggctagggatTTGGTCCGGCGAGCGGATGGGGAGTAAtatgaatatatgtggggtcgggtgggccatcATGGGCCGGGTACGACATGGCGGACACGCCCGACCGTCCCATATCtaccatatttgggctggatatgaggggtggcAGTCAGCCCGGGTGTTTGATGCCCGTCTGGTCGAAATTTCATGGCTGGCCAGTGACCGGGCGACCCGCCCgggcgtatgaggcgggtttggGGCGCCCGGCTATATATGCTCTGAATTTGAAGTTCAAACACATTACCATGTATGAGATATGAAAAATATATTCAGCAATGAATAGTGGGATTTACTATCCGACACTATTCAATGTTGACATTGTTTTTTATTTCGTACCTTGTAAATGGTAATGAATTTGAACTTGGGAATTTCACATGCTAATAGAACATCACTCTTAACATCCCCTATTTTTTAAAAGATTTTTCTGAAACTTCAAAACGTCATTTCAACGTGGTTTTCACTAGTTCCACTAAAAGTTAGTTTTTCATGTGATATTCTCTCTATGATATTAGAGAGAATATCACATGGAAACGAAGTTTCAaagaaaacttcgtggaaaccacgtttaaaagttttgaaaaaatctaaaaaaaagaaATGTCAAGATGGTGATGTTCTATTGCTATACTAAATTTCAAGTTCAAACACATTACCATGTATGAGATATGAAAAAAAAATTCAACAATGAGTAGTGACATTTACTATTTGGCATTATTCATTATTGATTTTGTTTTTTGTACCTTGTAAATGGTAATGTATTTGAACTTGAGAATTTCACATTCTAAACATCATTCTTACATCCCGTATTTTTTAAAAGATTTTGTTGAAGCTTCAAAACATCATTTCCGTGTGGTTTTCAACGATTTCCACGAAAACTTGGTTTTCATGTGATATTTTGTCCTAGCCTTCTTTCCCCATTGTACTCCACATATGTCTGCAACTCCTCCATTTGTGGTATGTTCTGAGATCTTCATTCAATCCTTATCATTATAAAGAAATAGCAACCAATTCACCAATTATTTGTGAGGCAAATCTAATGTTTAACACCTCCCTTGGGTTCATGATTTGAACGAAAACACCTGCATCACAGGGCATGTGTAACTCTTGTGATGTAAAATTGAACAAGTTAACCGCAAATCAATCAGTTTTACACCAACATCAACCCAAGCCCCAACGTTTCTCTACTACAACCCTACATCTAATTGCACATAGACAAAAATAGAACAGGCAAATGAGCACAAGTGAAGGACATGGCGTACCTCCTTCTTTACTACAGACATGATCGTCATTGGTAACCGTGATTGTCCGCTGGTCGCCGTTGCCGTTGTGCAAGAGAGTAGGAAGATGATGCATCGTCGGCGGACAGAAGGGAGAGGAGGGGCGAAGTGTGTGAAGTGGAGGGGCGCGACCTAGTCCGCTGGCTCAACCCGATAGAGTGTTGATTTCATGGGGCCTTGTGGGACCCACCACCCATGGTTGGTTCACTCAGACATTCCGGCCTCCTCCCTTGCCAGGTTCGCTATTTGAAAATTCTCTGAAGGTTGCTTTAGACCGAGATCAGAGAGTACGAGTGCTGATTTCACGGACTAAAATTTGAGGGTTCAATTTCGACGACATAGCTTTATTTCAGACTTCACTCTCAGCTCAGTGTACCAGGACATAAACTGCACATctggcaacttgctccaatttcgTCCTCCGCGGAGCACGACTCCCCCACCCTCCTCGCCCTTCGCCGTCGCGTCGGTCGCGAGTTAGAAAACGTGCTGTCAAAAGCGACGCCGCAACGCGAGCGATACCTTCTTGCTCTCACCTCGCGACGGGCCCCGCACCGACGACACCAAGCACCACCAACCTGCCCCCGACCTCCGACCCTCCCGCCTTGCAGGTTACGCCCCGCCCCATCGCCCGTCACCTTCGCTTCCAAACCCCGCAAAATCCCTCCCTCCCGCGAAAAACACCTGCCGCAGGCCGCCCCGCCTCTGCGCCCCTCCCCTGCCCGCTCAGGCGCCCAACCCTTTGCTTCCATTCTTTCCATCCACCCGCCGATGCGATGCCGACGCCCCAACCCCACCCACCGCCTGCCAGCGCCACGCCACCGCGCGGCCGTGGCTATATCACCACGCATCCAACCTCCGGCACGCTGAGCCTATCCCTCTCTCTCCCACTCCACTCCCCACCCTTCCGGCCACTGCCGCTCCGcccgcacgccggcgaggaggggtgAGTAGTAGCGCgcgccccgacgaggaggagccaCGATGGAGCCGGGGGCCCATCCTCCCTGCGCGGCCTGCGGGGACGACGCGCACGCCGCCTGCCGCGCCTGCAGCTACACGCTCTGCAAGGCTTGCCTCGACGAGGACGTCGCCGAGGGCCGCGCCGCCTGCGCGCGCTGCGGCGGAGAGTACGCCGTCTCCGACCCAGGTCCGTTTTCCTTGACAGAAGCTTAGGAGTCCAGCGAGGGGCTTTGCGCTGACGAGTTTGCTCTCTGTTCCAGCGAATGGCAAGGGGAGCgccgtggaggaggaggaagcggcggTGGAGGACCAGCTCGTCGCCGAGGGTCTGCGTGGGCGGGTCACAATGGCGAACCAACTCAGCGATCGCCAGGTGAAGTCATTTATTCGTGCAACTGTTCGGTTTTGTGTAGATCAGCTGAACACACACCCCTCAAGGAAGGGGAATTTCCTACAGTTCTGACAATGTTGGATGTGATTTTGGTGCAACAGGATGTAGTAAGTCATGCCAGGACCCTTAGCAGCATGTCTGGAATTGGGAGTGGTAGGCATACTTCTCTACTTTGCTTGGGCTTTTTACCTTACCCTGATGTCGCTTAAGTACTGAAATTTTTTCACTCACTCTGGATGTGAAGAGTTGAATGATGAATCCGGGAAGCCCATCTGGAAGAACAGGGTTGATAGttggaaggagaagaagaatgagaagaaagCCTCAGCAAAAAAGGCTGCAGCTAAAGCACAAGTTCCGCCTGTGGAAGAACAGATCATGGAAGAAAAGGAGTATGAATTACGCATCCATTTATACATCCTTAAAATGATTACTCTAGAGCTTCTACTTGTATATATGTATCCATGTCTCGTAACAAATGAAAATCTGTAAATCTCTGGTTCACCATTTTTATAGGTATTATCATATATAGTTAGCTGATTCACACCAAAGGTTTTTTTTAGACGAGCTAGATGCCAGTTATATTTGAAATTGACCTTAAGGTCTCGTGTGATTGCTATCTTACCAGATCCATATACAAACTTCTATATTTCCCTTGTACTGGGGAAAATAGCTTAAACTAATCTGGAGATGTGATATTGTATTCACACTTCATATCTCATTAACATGCTTCATTTACACCTTAGTCACACAATTTGTTGCTTAACTTGGCCTATAACCATTAACCACACCTTGTTTATACATCTTAACATCAGGATCTTCCTAAGTTGTTAATTTAATATGTTTTCTGCTATTATACTCTCCCCTGGCTTAGTTCAAGACCTTTTTGAGCTTCACCTCTGCTACATTATAAAATGACATGGTGTTTTGTTGAAATGCATAGTGTCACCTTCCCTCATTAGCTTAGGATTTTGGGTGAGTTGGTTGGTTCATATAATTCAAGCGTTTTAATTTTAATATGCTGACAATTTATTGTTACACACCAAACGATTTTGCAGTTTGACAGATGCGTATGAGCCACTTTCCCGGATCATCCCTATATCGAAGAACAAGCTCACACCTTACAGGGCAGTCATCATTATGCGGCTAGTTGTTCTCGGGCTCTTCTTCCACTACCGTATCACCAACCCTGTCGACAGTGCCTTTGGTCTCTGGCTGACTTCAGTCATATGTGAGATCTGGTTCGGTTTCTCCTGGATCTTGGATCAATTTCCCAAGTGGTGTCCTGTCAACCGAGAGACTTACGTCGATAGGCTGATTGCACGGTATGCTCGGTAGTAGTACCACTAAAACTGTTTATATATCAGTAAGCATTGTTTGTACTGAGTTGCATAATCCATGCATGTTACAGATATGGAGATGGAGAAGATTCTGGGTTAGCACCTGTGGATTTCTTTGTCAGTACAGTGGATCCACTGAAAGAGCCTCCACTAATCACTGCGAACACTGTGCTGTCCATTCTCGCGGTGGACTATCCTGTTGAGAAAATTTCGTGCTACGTCTCTGACGACGGAGCTGCCATGCTCACGTTTGAATCACTTGCTGAAACTGCGGAATTTGCAAGGAGATGGGTTCCATTTTGCAAGAAGTTCTCCATTGAGCCACGAACCCCTGAGTTCTACTTCTCACAGAAGATTGACTACTTGAAGGATAAAATACACCCGTCTTTCGTCAAGGAGCGTAGGGCTATGAAGGTATATTTCTATTGGACAGTTTGACAATGTCCTTTATTTTGGCAGTTTCGTTTTGCTGTTAGTCATGTAAATAAGCATTGTGTTTCGTGCAGAGAGATTATGAAGAGTTCAAGGTGAGGATAAATGCTTTGGTTGCCAAGGCTCAAAAGACACCGGAGGAAGGCTGGGTCATGCAGGATGGGACACCATGGCCTGGGAACAACTCTCGTGACCACCCCGGCATGATTCAGGTAACTTGCTTTTCACTATTGAAAGATCAATCCAGGAAATGTTATGGGTTCAATCATTTTTTAATAACATATAAGGCGATCTTTGACAGCAACTGTAAGTTCTTACCTCGTATTGAAGTTTATACATGTCATAATAATGAAGTTTTATATTAAGATATAAGCAACGGCAAATTGCTAACTTTCTTTAACCTCTTATAAGATATTAAGACATAacgaaatgttcatgatttataaCCTCTACAAAAATGATCAGGATCTATCAGGTAGTTAATTTTCCAGGGCATTGTATCTTAAATCATTCATTTATTGTTCAGCATACAATTAGTTACCATTGTCTCAAATGTCCTCATTGAAGCTGAACTTACATGAGATCAGGTTCCACTTACATGGTTAAGAGCGAAGTCGTGGTTTGCAGAATTGATGCTTCTCTAATATGATGCTTGCTGATCCTTCCAAGAAAGCCAACGAATAGTTACCTTGTGGATGATAGCGCCTTGTTGAAACTTACCCTTATTGTATTTCTGACTTCTGGTTGCAGGTTTTCCTTGGTGAGACTGGTGCTCGCGACTACGATGGAAATGAGCTTCCTCGGCTAGTATATGTTTCAAGAGAGAAAAGACCAGGGTATCAACACCACAAGAAGGCAGGGGCTATGAATGCTCTGGTAAATCCTTTTTAGAGAGAACTATCTCATTTATTGTTTATTTTGACAAAATTCGCTTGGATACAAGGTTACTGAATAATTATCTAATTTGGCAGGTCCGAGTGTCTGCTGTTCTGACAAATGCTCCCTACATTCTTAACCTTGACTGTGATCACTATGTTAACAACAGCAAAGCTGTGCGTGAAGCAATGTGCTTCATGATGGACCCTTCCGTTGGTAGAGATGTCTGCTATGTCCAGTTCCCACAGAGATTCGATGGGATTGATCGCAGTGATCGTTATGCCAATAGGAACGTCGTGTTCTTTGATGTAAGCATTATGCCGCTGATGTGTATTCCATTTAAGTATCTTTACCCAACTTATATGTTCATACTTATCATGCACAGGTTAACATGAAAGGGCTTGATGGcatccaagggccggtttatgtgGGAACTGGTTGTTGTTTCTATAGGCAAGCACTCTACGGTTATGGGCCACCATCTCTGCCTGCCCTTCCAAAATCTTCGGCTTGTtcattctgctgctgctgctgtcctaAGAAAAAGGTTGAAAAAACTGAGAAAGAAATGCACAGAGACTCCAGAAGAGAAGACCTTGAGTCTGCCATTTTCAATCTACGGGAAATCGACAGTAAGTGCACGAACTATGTGGAATAAAACGTTCTAAATCTTGAGAATTGTGTTTTCGTAACATTGGTTGCTTTTGCAGACTACGACGAGTATGAGCGGTCCATGCTTATCTCCCAGATGAGCTTTGAGAAGTCGTTTGGACAGTCTTCGGTATTCATTGAATCAACTCTTATGGAGAATGGGGGTGTTCCTGAGTCTGTAGACCCTTCTACACTGATTAAAGAAGCCATTCATGTCATTAGCTGTGGATATGAAGAGAAAACTGAATGGGGAAAAGAGGTTAGTTCTTGCTCTTCAGTGTCTAGACTTATGTCGAATTACTTGACGATGCCCCAAGTTATTTTGCTCTGTTCACTAGGCATGACTGCTTGTTTCTGCTTTTTTGTCAGCTTGGTTGGATCTATGGTTCAGTTACAGAGGATATTCTGACTGGGTTTAAGATGCATTGCCGTGGGTGGCGATCTATCTACTGCATGCCGATAAGACCCGCATTCAAGGGATCGGCCCCAATCAACCTTTCCGATCGTTTGCACCAGGTTCTTCGGTGGGCTCTCGGTTCTGTC from Triticum aestivum cultivar Chinese Spring chromosome 3B, IWGSC CS RefSeq v2.1, whole genome shotgun sequence includes these protein-coding regions:
- the LOC123070786 gene encoding cellulose synthase A catalytic subunit 4 [UDP-forming], with amino-acid sequence MEPGAHPPCAACGDDAHAACRACSYTLCKACLDEDVAEGRAACARCGGEYAVSDPANGKGSAVEEEEAAVEDQLVAEGLRGRVTMANQLSDRQDVVSHARTLSSMSGIGSELNDESGKPIWKNRVDSWKEKKNEKKASAKKAAAKAQVPPVEEQIMEEKDLTDAYEPLSRIIPISKNKLTPYRAVIIMRLVVLGLFFHYRITNPVDSAFGLWLTSVICEIWFGFSWILDQFPKWCPVNRETYVDRLIARYGDGEDSGLAPVDFFVSTVDPLKEPPLITANTVLSILAVDYPVEKISCYVSDDGAAMLTFESLAETAEFARRWVPFCKKFSIEPRTPEFYFSQKIDYLKDKIHPSFVKERRAMKRDYEEFKVRINALVAKAQKTPEEGWVMQDGTPWPGNNSRDHPGMIQVFLGETGARDYDGNELPRLVYVSREKRPGYQHHKKAGAMNALVRVSAVLTNAPYILNLDCDHYVNNSKAVREAMCFMMDPSVGRDVCYVQFPQRFDGIDRSDRYANRNVVFFDVNMKGLDGIQGPVYVGTGCCFYRQALYGYGPPSLPALPKSSACSFCCCCCPKKKVEKTEKEMHRDSRREDLESAIFNLREIDNYDEYERSMLISQMSFEKSFGQSSVFIESTLMENGGVPESVDPSTLIKEAIHVISCGYEEKTEWGKELGWIYGSVTEDILTGFKMHCRGWRSIYCMPIRPAFKGSAPINLSDRLHQVLRWALGSVEIFFSRHCPLWYGYGGGRLRWLQRLSYINTIVYPFTSVPLVAYCCLPAICLLTGKFIIPILSNAATIWFLGLFTSIILTSVLELRWSGIGIEDWWRNEQFWVIGGVSAHLFAVFQGILKMVIGLDTNFTVTSKAAEDGDFAELYVFKWTTVLIPPTTILVLNLVGVVAGFSDALNSGYESWGPLFGKVFFAMWVIMHLYPFLKGLMGRQNRTPTIVILWSVLLASVFSLLWVKIDPFITGAETVATGACSSIDC